From one Dysidea avara chromosome 9, odDysAvar1.4, whole genome shotgun sequence genomic stretch:
- the LOC136266446 gene encoding uncharacterized protein, whose amino-acid sequence MNDRRGHRKLRLHSNKHWQPKPKRLPVSIPLRDVSVLKVSLPLSFQVSLPLCSFVDAPVRSLDILHSRLKQCNGIPSGWIDTIQNAELRIFQLGYFESGTEVLRSLAIKEDFSWIVNYKRETLKPSSALLKDIPTSLNSVSHVSNFINILHTSKVCEGNCDDAFLKLPNIQNGELKDNSRTSTVAALDTARTGSLSIYHVECDILMNSTEESRLCICCKKYKKTLSAMLSRRRKDQKTHPSSHTTYANLSASEKDERLRNLHQESKKAKLRVCRLQEKISTAATQDGVTLNVDLHDDMKAMMDATTKQVHSMYPEGSFQRLFWDQQQTACSIKDSRSMKWHPLVIKWSLYLRHLSGKSYELLRKTGCIKLPSQRTLCDYTHYTSTTIGFSAETDRELYDIAFLSNELNRYVFLVMDEVHIKTDLVYDKHQGSLIGFVNLGNTNNKLLEFENALGETQHEQQLASSMLVLMVRGIFQKLNYPYAQFACNNLSGELMFDPVWEAISRLERMGFRVLGITCDGASPNRRLWKLHNAKDEMVYKVPNPFAREGPRDLHFISDPPHLLKTIRNSWNSNKRKLWCNGKEISWGHLEQLYLDDTGGPQAVPQQGGVIRQVKKLKYEHVYLTTFSKMRVDLAAQALSETVAKSLEENYGEEVQETVKFVKMIDKFFDCFNVSNAVTGYHSRKSFKDPYTSKKDFRLQWLEEEFMPYLENWEKSVYEREGFSPKQKEMMLLPRETRLGITVTVKSFVELVKYIFTIPGVKIFLSERLCQDPLENYFGCQRQRGGRHENPNVNDFCKNSQALKVINSVCGSISKGNCRGKKQSIDIEQESRPLKKRCKAKCRDKSYSKLIKPPRVFKSKLKLLAAKKVKKKSFAPRKELFTASKYLDIPVQKVVTVDMPASSSNNPNSNDVPAPVLNEKATSDVTEASHESCSNDQVKSHKHQQTSAEVDIVEMDEKDTLAGSHDRNDVTEMDISFEQKAHSTDDDMISEALGPGPAEEELSRCCTITLTRHDFWTLKDTGWLNDQVINCYMKLVAEANTDVYVYSTFFYPKLVRFGSQAVCRWTKETDLFSKRLLLVPVHLGAHWCLASISTADLQIVYYDSLHEPNPACLEALKLYILEKSSNCASTTEWNCSTLQGVPQQTNNSDCGVFVCRIAQCLANKTSFNFSQCDMASIRREMVLELLLQKLLP is encoded by the exons ATGAATGATAGGAGAGGTCACAGAAAGCTTAGACTTCATAGTAACAAACACTGGCAGCCTAAACCTAAGAGGCTACCAGTTTCAATTCCTTTGAGAGatgtgtcagtgctgaaggtgtCTCTGCCACTGTCATTTCAAGTGTCTCTGCCTTTGTGCTCATTTGTTGATGCACCAGTCAGGTCTTTGGATATTTTGCACAGTAGACTGAAACAGTGTAATGGCATTCCTTCAG GGTGGATTGATACAATCCAAAATGCAGAATTGAGAATATTCCAACTGGGTTATTTTGAGTCTGGCACTGAGGTTTTAAGATCGTTAGCCATTAAGGAAGACTTCTCATGGATTGTGAATTATAAAAGAGAAACTCTGAAGCCCTCATCTGCTCTTTTGAAAGACATTCCGACATCTCTTAATTCAG tttcacatgtatcAAACTTTATCAACATTCTACATACAAGCAAGGTTTGCGAAGGCAACTGTGATGATGCATTCTTGAAGCTCCCAAACATTCAGAATGGCGAACTCAAAGATAATTCAA GAACCAGCACTGTGGCAGCACTGGACACCGCAAGGACTGGTAGCTTATCCATCTATCATGTTGAGTGTGATATATTGATGAACAGTACAGAAGAGTCCAGGCTGTGCATATGTTGTaagaaatacaagaaaacactatCAGCTATGCTGTCACGTCGCCGAAAAGATCAGAAGACTCATCCCAGCAGTCATACAACTTATGCGAATTTGAGTGCGTCTGAAAAAGATGAGCGCTTGAGAAATCTACACCAGGAGAGCAAAAAAGCAAAGCTTCGTGTTTGTCGATTACAAGAGAAGATTTCAACTGCAGCTACCCAAGACGGTGTAACCTTAAACGTTGATCTGCATGATGATATGAAGGCTATGATGGATGCAACCACAAAGCAAGTACATTCTATGTATCCAGAAGGATCTTTTCAACGCCTTTTTTGGGACCAACAGCAAACAGCATGCTCTATAAAGGACTCTCGGTCAATGAAGTGGCACCCACTAGTCATTAAGTGGAGCTTGTATCTCAGACATTTATCTGGAAAATCATATGAACTACTGCGGAAAACAGGATGCATCAAACTGCCTTCACAAAGAACACTGTGTGATTACACCCACTATACATCAACTACCATCGGCTTCTCTGCAGAAACAGATCGAGAGCTTTACGACATTGCTTTTTTGAGTAACGAGCTTAACAGATATGTCTTCTTAGTCATGGATGAAGTTCATATCAAGACTGACCTTGTATATGATAAACACCAGGGTTCTTTAATTGGCTTTGTCAATCTAGGCAACACTAACAATAAACTGCTTGAATTTGAGAATGCTTTGGGTGAGACACAACATGAACAACAACTCGCAAGTTCAATGTTGGTGCTAATGGTGAGAGGCATTTTTCAGAAGTTGAACTACCCATATGCGCAGTTTGCTTGTAACAACCTCAGTGGAGAGTTGATGTTTGACCCTGTGTGGGAGGCAATATCAAGGCTTGAGAGAATGGGCTTCCGTGTTTTAGGAATTACGTGTGATGGTGCATCACCAAATCGTCGATTGTGGAAACTCCACAATGCCAAAGATGAAATGGTCTACAAAGTACCCAACCCTTTTGCACGAGAGGGACCACGTGACTTGCATTTCATATCTGATCCTCCTCATTTGCTAAAAACGATTAGAAATAGCTGGAACAGTAACAAACGAAAATTATGG TGCAATGGTAAAGAAATATCATGGGGGCACTTAGAACAACTTTACCTTGATGATACAGGAGGACCACAAGCAGTACCCCAACAAGGAGGAGTTATTAGACAAGTGAAAAAGCTGAAGTACGAGCATGTTTATTTAACGACGTTTTCGAAGATGAGAGTGGATTTAGCTGCACAA gctCTTAGTGAGACAGTGGCTAAGTCGCTTGAAGAGAATTATGGTGAAGAAGTACAGGAAACAGTCAAGTTTGTTAAAATGATCGATAAGTTTTTTGATTGCTTCAACGTATCCAATGCTGTTACTGGATACCACAGCAGGAAATCATTCAAAGATCCCTACACTTCTAAAAAGGATTTTCGTTTGCAA TGGCTTGAAGAAGAATTTATGCCTTACTTGGAGAACTGGGAGAAAAGTGTCTATGAAAGGGAAGGATTTTCTCCAAAACAAAAGGAAATGATGTTACTACCTAGGGAAACTCGTCTTGGCATCACTGTCACAG TTAAATCATTTGTGGAACTGGTTAAATACATATTCACCATACCAGGAGTTAAAATCTTCTTGAGTGAGAGGCTTTGTCAAGATCCTCTTGAAAATTACTTTGGCTGCCAAAGGCAACGTGGAGGGAGACATGAAAACCCAAATGTCAATGATTTTTGTAAGAATAGTCAGGCACTGAAAGTAATCAATTCTGTTTGTGGAAGCATTTCAAAAGGAAATTGCCGTGGCAAGAAGCAGTCTATAGATATAGAGCAGGAGAGCAGGCCACTTAAGAAACGGTGCAAGGCTAAATGTAGGGACAAATCTTATTCTAAGCTTATAAAGCCACCAAGAGTATTCAAAAGCAAATTGAAGTTACTGGCAGCCAAAAAGGTTAAAAAAAAGTCATTTGCTCCAAGAAAAGAATTGTTTACAGCTTCAAAATATTTGGATATTCCTGTACAGAAAGTTGTTACTGTTGACATGCCTGCCAGTTCAAGCAATAACCCTAACAGTAATGATGTGCCAGCACCAGTACTTAATGAAAAAGCAACATCAGATGTGACAGAAGCCTCCCATGAATCTTGCTCGAATGATCAGGTGAAAAGTCATAAGCATCAGCAAACTTCTGCAGAAGTAGACATTGTTGAAATGGATGAAAAGGATACACTTGCTGGCAGTCACGATAGAAATGATGTGACAGAAATGGACATATCATTTGAGCAGAAGGCCCATTCTACTGATGATGATATGATTAGTGAGGCACTAGGACCAGGACCTGCAGAGGAAGAATTATCAAGGTGTTGTACCATTACTTTAACACGTCATGACTTCTGGACTTTAAAAGATACCGGATGGTTAAATGACCAA GTGATAAACTGCTACATGAAATTAGTAGCTGAGGCCAACACAGATGTCTACGTATACAGCACATTTTTCTATCCAAAGCTTGTACGTTTTGGTTCCCAGGCAGTGTGCCGGTGGACAAAGGAAACTGATTTATTTAGCAAGAGGTTGTTGTTGGTTCCAGTGCACCTTGGAGCACACTGGTGTTTAGCAAGCATAAGCACAGCTGACCTACAGATTGTTTATTATGACTCGCTGCATGAACCAAATCCAGCATGTTTGGAAGCATTAAAATTATATATTTTAGAGAAATCATCCAACTGTGCCTCTACCACGGAATGGAATTGCTCTACTTTGCAAGGTGTTCCACAACAGACAAATAATTCAGACTGTGGTGTGTTTGTATGCAGAATTGCTCAGTGCCTGGCTAACAAAACTTCTTTCAACTTTAGTCAATGTGATATGGCTAGCATTAGGCGAGAAATGGTATTAGAATTACTTCTGCAAAAGCTGTTGCCTTAA